Within the Desulfatibacillum aliphaticivorans DSM 15576 genome, the region GCAAATCGCCGTTGGGGGTTCGCGGCGGCTGGCGATCCTTATAAATATCAAAGGCCGGGCCAAAGCATTTTGCAATGTCGCCGACGGCGAATTCCTGCAAGTCGCTGTTGTCAAACAAAGGTTTTGGCGCCGGGGTTTCCTGCTCTACTTCAATCACAGCCGAGGGGTCTTTTTCGGACAGGCGGACGCCCAGATCCTTAAAATCCACCACCACCTTGTCGCCCAAAAGAATGTCCACGTCGGCCACGGCGTAAGGCTCGGGCGCCAGGCCGATCTCCTTCACCTCCATGCGGTAGGTTAAAAGGGAGTCTTCGGGCGTCACCTGGCCCCGGCATCGCACCTTTTGAGGCAGGCCGATGATGGGCTGGAACCGGGCGTCCCGGGTTTTTGTCTGCAAGCCCAAAAACAGGGTGAAAAACTGCAGCAACTGCACGCATCCCTCGGCCATGAGGGACCCGGCCATGACCTCGTCGTCCTTGAAATGGCACGGAAAGTACCAATGGTCCGGACGTAGATCCTTGTGGGCGATAACCTTGCCCAGGCCCCAGGGGCCGCATTGCGGATCCACGGATTCCACCCGATCCACCATGAGCATTTGCTGGGCGGCGAATTTCAGGGAGGGATTGGCGCCCTGCTGGTCGTAATCCGGGCCAAAGCACGCGGCCGGGCGGCCTTCGATGATATGCAGCAAGTCCTCCTTGGAAAAGGAGCGGCGATCGCAATCAAGAAAAGGCGCAAACTTGGTCGGAATAATCTTATTCCTCTCTTCCTGCTCGGCTTGGGTGCGGATGATGCCCTTGCCTGCGGCCAGTTCCTCGTCGGAGAAAAATCCCGCGCACCCGCCGTCCATGGTCAGGACCAGTCGGTCGTCCACAAAGCATTCGTAGCTGAAAAAGAAAAGCAGGTTGCCGCCGTTCCGGGCGAAGGAATTGATGGATATGTCGTACCGGAGGGTTTCCCCTTCTTTGGCCAGATCCTCCATGAATGTGAGGGTGCAATCCAAAAGGCGGTACACCCGCTCGCCTTTACATTCAAAGTCAATCCCCAGGTAGCTGATAAGCAAAAGATCGCACTGACCGGACTCCACGGAAACCGCCCAGGGAATCTGGCCGTCGATCAAGAACCAGGCGTCCTTTTCAATGTCAAACTCCGTGGTCATGGCGCTTGGCTTGAACTCGCCCCGCTCTCCTTGTAGCTTGGTGACGCGGGAGACCAGCAAATACGGGTCCATGGGCAGCCGCACCCGGCGTTTGTAGGAGTCGATAATACCGTATTCCGGCCCGAAAACTTGGGCGATATCCCCTTTAGCAAAGGTTTCCAGGTCTTGCCGATCCCATATGGCCGATTTGGCCGCGGACTTTGGGACAACCGAAGCGGGAGCAGTTGGGATATCGATTGGGGGGACTGGAGAGAATTCAGGCAATGGCCCCGCCAACGGCTCCGGGTTCACTTCCTTTTCCATGAGTCCGGCCTGCATGGCGATAAGCTGCTCCATCTGCCTTAACGCCCTGGCCCTGTTGCGCAAAAAGGATTTGTGCCCTTCCGTGACAAGCGTCTGATTTTCCCTATACGCCTGCATCATCAAGGGATGGGAGGGCGCGGCGGCTGTCTGGGCCGCCAGAGGTTCCGGCGCGGGTTCGGCGTACGGAATTTTTTCCACAACGGGAGTAACCGGCTTTTCAGGCTTAACCTCGGGTGTTTCTTCTTTTACCTGGCTGAACAATTTTCTGGCTTCGGGAATGATGGCCTCTTCTATGCTCTCCCCGCCCAAAGTCACGGTCTTGATCAACTGCGGGCCGTCTGGCGATTTTTCCGGTCTGGGAATGACGCACTCCAGGTCCATGGGAATCTGGTGGGAGAACAAACGCGCAAGAGCCCGAAGCATGGAGGTGCGGCATCCGGCGCCTTTACGGTCCGTTGCCACGGCCAGGTGTTCGCGTTCGCCCAAGGTTTCGGCAATGTATTGAGTGCAGTTTTCCCGCGGCCCCAATTCTATGAACACCCGCGCGCCCAGGTCGTAGGCTTTGTTGACCAGGGAGGCGAAGTCCACTTGGGAGCAATACATTTCGGCAATATTGCGGGCGATGGCGTCCTGATCCAACTCAAGAGGGCTGCACCCCACGGTGGTCAGGAATTCCACGTCCCGGACAGGGGCGGTCTCCAGGCTGTGCAGGGAGACCATCTCGTTATAGTCCGCACGCACGATATCGCAATGGATGGCGTCGCCCATGGGGACTTCAAAGTATTCGCAGCCTGCGTTTTGGATGACCCGCATGCAGGCCGCTTCCTCACCGGCGATCACGACCTCGCCCGGGGTGTTGGTAAAGGTGTGGAAAACCCGCTGCTTGCGGCCGCCGGTTTTTTCCGAGGCCATGACCTCGCGCAGGGATTTAGGGTCGGTTTTCAAAGCAAAGCAATGCCAGATTTTCTCCCTATCCTCCTCTTGCGGGGGCATGCCCCAGGCCTTGCGGACCGTGTCCATGGGGCCGGCCAGGCGCGTTTGGAAAACAGCCGACTTCCGTAACTGACGGCTCATGGCGTCGGTTCTTCCCCATACGCCCAAGCTGTACAGCATGGAAATCTCGCCCATACTGTACCCGAAAGCCATGTGCGGCGTAATCCCAAGGCATTTACGCACGGCGTCGGTGCGGGCGATGGCAAAAAGAATTCCACTTTCAAACATGGCGATGGCGCTTTTTTCCAAGGCCCAAACCTGCTTGCCCGGCGGGGTGAAAGTCATGCCCCGGGGATACAAAAGCCCGTCCCGCCAGAGGTCGCCCAGGTCGTTTCCGGGCGCCATGCAGGTTTTGGCGCATGCCGGGAAGAGCTGAAAAAAATCCCGGCCCATTTGGGGGTAGGAGCTGAATCCGCCGGGATACACAAAGGCGACCTTGCCTTTGTCGCCCATGGGATTGGGGGAGAATGCGCTGCCCCGGACGGAAAACCAGTCCCGGCCGGTTTGAAAGGCCTTGGCCATGCCTTGGCGTGCGGCGTCAATTTCGTTTTGCAATTCCCTGAGGTCCGCGCCGATCAAAGCCAGGGAGTATTTGCCGGGCTTCAGCCTGTAAAAAAATTTGCGGGAGCATTCAGCCGGACTTTTTCCAGCCTCCAAATCCTGCATTAACTCGTCCAGCCGGCTTTCCAAAGCGCGCCGGTCGTCCCCGGCCAGGGGAATGATGAAAGGCCCGCCAAAGTTCCAGAGAGCGGAGGACTCCTTTTGCCCCTCTCCGGCCAGAATCATGTGTCCGGCGCAGCCGTCCAAGCCAAGGCCGCTGACAGCCGCGATCCGCTCCTGCTTTTCCTGCTGAGCGAACCAGGGCTGGGATCTTTCCGGGACAAAAAAACGGCAATTCTCCCAGGATTCTGAATTTTTCGGCGCGGACCAGCCCGGAGTCCGGGGTAAAAATCCGTGCTCCGCACACAGGGCGGCCCGGATGATAGACGCCATTTGTGAAGCGGCAAAGGAATGGCCGAACAAGGCCTTGGCGGAGCCCAAAGCGCAGGAAGGCGCTTCTCCGCCGCCGTAAGCCGCGAGCAGACCCGTTTTTTCCGCTTCGTCATATTCCGGCATGCCGCTGGCGCAGGCTTCCAAACAGCCTATGTCTGCAAAGGATACTCCAGCTTCCCGGACCGCTCTTTTGGCGGCGGCCTCCACAGCCAGGGCGTCCGCCCCCTGCTCCAAAGCCAGGGAGCGGATCACGCAATGGATAGGGTCGAAATTTTTCCGAGCGTCGTTCGCTTTTTTTAGAACAATGGCGCCCGCGCCCTCCCCTATCAGCCAGCCGGTGTTTCCTTTGTCGAATGAAAGAGTCGCCCGGCCTTTTTGAGTTGGATGCTTCAAATTTCTCCACAACACATTTTCCGGGCTGCCGGAAAGATCCACGGCGCCCACAACCACGGCATCCACCTCGCCTTTTTCCAGAAGCATGGCCGCAATTTCAACGGCCTTGAACACGGAATTCTCCTCGCTGGAAATCGTAAAGGCCGGGCCGTTAAAATCCCACAACGAGGCGATGCGGGCGGCCATGATATTACCGATGAAGCTGGTGTACTGGTTGACCTTGGCGGCGTTGCAGACCGCGTTCTTGCAAAGACTTGTCAACTTGCCAACCTCGGGCGCGGCTTCTTTACCCAGGGCCTGGGGCAGCCGCGTGTCCTGGTTTACCCGTCCCCGGTAGCGATGCAGTTCCGGCTCAGCCCCCATGGCTACCAGGACGGCCGTGTTTTGCCCCTGTTTAAGCCCGGCCCGTTGAATGGCTTTGTCCGCAACCTTCATGGCCAGCATTTGCTGAGGGATTAACTGGTCGTCCGGGTTGGGCGGAATTTTAAATCGTAAAAAGTCCAGGT harbors:
- a CDS encoding beta-ketoacyl synthase N-terminal-like domain-containing protein → MKKIAIVGMSCLFPGASTPGEYWDNLIALKDCRTLAMEERMGVDPMDYFSPEKGAADRFYCARGGYITDFSPDLHALDIPGVDLKTLDPLHQWSLYVAMEALKDAGCFPDGIPGRTGLILGNLSFPTQASNALFIPMMEQAVEFALKKAGAGDSVSFPPWPGKKDPAWENGAISGWPAYLTATAFNLNGPRLALDAACSSSLYSVRLACDYLNSGRADMMLAGAVSAADPFFVNMGFSIFQAYPHNKESLPLDRKSGGLVAGEGSGMFVLKRLDDALRDGDRIHGVICGAGLSNDGRGASVLSPNPKGQAMAFERAYEDAGVSPSQVGFVECHATGTPLGDGIELDSMEAFFSQHKAKPYIGSVKAGLGHLLTAAGMAGMIKVILSLQNGAIPGTVGLEAPADSKNKYFSGKIPAASILWPEQEKQKLGAVSAFGFGGANAHMIFEPAPEKGGPAEDDSATESPFPELAVIGMDAHFGSCSSLDEFLRANYEGEQQFIPLPPKRWKGLEKNPALLKQYGFEDGKAPKGAYIRDFDLDFLRFKIPPNPDDQLIPQQMLAMKVADKAIQRAGLKQGQNTAVLVAMGAEPELHRYRGRVNQDTRLPQALGKEAAPEVGKLTSLCKNAVCNAAKVNQYTSFIGNIMAARIASLWDFNGPAFTISSEENSVFKAVEIAAMLLEKGEVDAVVVGAVDLSGSPENVLWRNLKHPTQKGRATLSFDKGNTGWLIGEGAGAIVLKKANDARKNFDPIHCVIRSLALEQGADALAVEAAAKRAVREAGVSFADIGCLEACASGMPEYDEAEKTGLLAAYGGGEAPSCALGSAKALFGHSFAASQMASIIRAALCAEHGFLPRTPGWSAPKNSESWENCRFFVPERSQPWFAQQEKQERIAAVSGLGLDGCAGHMILAGEGQKESSALWNFGGPFIIPLAGDDRRALESRLDELMQDLEAGKSPAECSRKFFYRLKPGKYSLALIGADLRELQNEIDAARQGMAKAFQTGRDWFSVRGSAFSPNPMGDKGKVAFVYPGGFSSYPQMGRDFFQLFPACAKTCMAPGNDLGDLWRDGLLYPRGMTFTPPGKQVWALEKSAIAMFESGILFAIARTDAVRKCLGITPHMAFGYSMGEISMLYSLGVWGRTDAMSRQLRKSAVFQTRLAGPMDTVRKAWGMPPQEEDREKIWHCFALKTDPKSLREVMASEKTGGRKQRVFHTFTNTPGEVVIAGEEAACMRVIQNAGCEYFEVPMGDAIHCDIVRADYNEMVSLHSLETAPVRDVEFLTTVGCSPLELDQDAIARNIAEMYCSQVDFASLVNKAYDLGARVFIELGPRENCTQYIAETLGEREHLAVATDRKGAGCRTSMLRALARLFSHQIPMDLECVIPRPEKSPDGPQLIKTVTLGGESIEEAIIPEARKLFSQVKEETPEVKPEKPVTPVVEKIPYAEPAPEPLAAQTAAAPSHPLMMQAYRENQTLVTEGHKSFLRNRARALRQMEQLIAMQAGLMEKEVNPEPLAGPLPEFSPVPPIDIPTAPASVVPKSAAKSAIWDRQDLETFAKGDIAQVFGPEYGIIDSYKRRVRLPMDPYLLVSRVTKLQGERGEFKPSAMTTEFDIEKDAWFLIDGQIPWAVSVESGQCDLLLISYLGIDFECKGERVYRLLDCTLTFMEDLAKEGETLRYDISINSFARNGGNLLFFFSYECFVDDRLVLTMDGGCAGFFSDEELAAGKGIIRTQAEQEERNKIIPTKFAPFLDCDRRSFSKEDLLHIIEGRPAACFGPDYDQQGANPSLKFAAQQMLMVDRVESVDPQCGPWGLGKVIAHKDLRPDHWYFPCHFKDDEVMAGSLMAEGCVQLLQFFTLFLGLQTKTRDARFQPIIGLPQKVRCRGQVTPEDSLLTYRMEVKEIGLAPEPYAVADVDILLGDKVVVDFKDLGVRLSEKDPSAVIEVEQETPAPKPLFDNSDLQEFAVGDIAKCFGPAFDIYKDRQPPRTPNGDLQLISRVLEVEGTPGDFRNSASVVSEYDVPKDAWFCAQNNWPAIMPYSMFMEIALQPCGFISTYMQTTLLIPEKDLFFRNLDGEGTLTSLPDLRGRTITNRSRLTTTAKAGGSIIQKFEFNLLAEGEAFYQGTAAFGYFTKEALADQIGLDGGANNHPLHAREWLKDDAPTIKVDLQNGVPAEFAVSPSKPHYGLSGKQLQFLDRVLMVENSGRFGKGYIYADKKVNPADWFYPCHFHNDPVMPGSLGVEAMLQALQVFAVQQGLGWEFASPYFTQMTDSIVWKYRGQIIPSNERMTLELHVKSVEQGPGAIVIKADGNLWKDNIRIYEVSDAGFCIRDAG